Part of the Natronobacterium gregoryi SP2 genome, TCCCGGCCGAGATGACATCCGGCGTGAGATCGAGGTGGTCGACGCCCCACATCTCGCCGGTCCGGCCGAGTCCGGACTGGATTTCGTCGACGATCACCGTCAGATCGTACTCCTCGCGGAGGTCCTCGAGGTCGCGCGCGAATCTGGGGTGGGCAGGTCGGTAACCGCCCTCGCCCTGGATGGGCTCTAAGATCAGATACGCGACTTCGTCGGAATCGATTACGCCTTGTTCGTCGTGGAGTTTGTCGGCGACGACGTTGCCGCCGGGGCCGTCGGTCAGCCAGCGACGTTCGTACTCCGCTTCGGTCGTCGGGTAGGGGACGCTGACGATTCCGGGAACTTCGGGGAATCCCCGCCGATGGACGGACTTCGATCGGTTGAGCGAGAGCGCACCGAGCGTGCGACCGTGGAACGCACCCTCGGTGGTGAACCCGCGGTGACCACCCGACGCGTAACAGATCTTGATCGCGTTCTCGACCGCTTCAGCGCCGGAATTCGAGAGAAAGACCCGATCCATGTCGTAGTGGTCGGTCGCGTCGACGAGTCGCTCCATCAACTGGCTCGGCCCCGGAAGATCGGGATCGGAAGGCGAGCCACCGGCACTGACGTAGAAGTCCTGGCCCGCGATCTTGAGCGGATCGATCAAGTCGAACTCCTCGAGTCGCTTGCGGAGGACGGGATTGTTGTAGCCGAGTGGGGCGGCGGCGACGTGGCTCGTGAAGTCCATCAAGACGTTTCCGTCGACGTCAGTACAGAACGGACCGACCGCGTCGGCGGTCGTATCCCAAACGAACTCGTACACGTAGGTACTCGGTGCGGCGAATTCGTGGTGGTAGTCGACCCACTGTTTTGCTCGCTCGCCCGGTACCGTCTCGACGGTCGGCTCGATCGTCTCTCGGTCCATACCCACACTTCGCTCCGGGGGATTAAAAGAATACGAGATTAGTTCGTCTAGATGACCAGAACGACGGACGCGACGGCACCACCGAGTAACAAAGCCGCACTGTATGCCGCGACTTGATTCCGGAAAACCTGATTCGCCGACGTCGTCGTCAACAACGCCTTGACGACGATACTCGAGACCGTCGCCAGCAAGATTCCGATCGTCGCTTCGGCCGGTCCCAACTGACCGCCGCGATAGAGAACGACCGCCGACGTGGTCGCACCCGCACTCGAGACAAAGCCGCTTGCAACGGCGGTCGCGTAGAAGCCGAGCGCGCCGAACCACTCCTCGGACAGTGACCCGAACACGAGCACGACCAGGAAGACCGCACCGAACGCGAGCGCGTTTTTCATCGAGAACGGGCTCTCGAGGTCTATCGGTCCGGACTCGCTCCAGTCGGCGGTTGCGCCAGCAATGACGAACGCGACCAGAATGACCGCTCCGAGCGGAACGATTGCCTCGACGAGCAGCGACTGATCACCCCCGATAGTGAACCCGACCGCGATGGCGAGGTTTCGTGCAGCCATCGCAGCGTTTGCAAGCAGAATCGCGGCGACGGCGTAGGACGCCGACTCCGGACGCTGGTTGACGTGATCGAGCATCGTGCCGACGACGGCAGTCGAAGACGCCAGGCCACCGAAAAAACCCGTCACTGCGATTCCGCGCCCGCCGTACGTCGAGACAATCGCGTAGTTGACGATCCCGATCCCTGCGACGGCGACGACCATGAACCAGATGACCTGGGGCTCGAGTTCGAGAGTGATCGTTCCAAACTGGAGGACGTACTCCGCCGGCAACAGCGGGTAGACGACGAACGCGAGGATGCCGAACTCGGTCGTCGCACGCATCTCCTGTCTGGAGAACCCCCAGGCGAACTCGTGGAGCTCGCGCTTGAGGACGAGCAACAGCGACGAGAGAACGGCGACGGTCACACCCTCGATGATAAACTCCGCTGCGACGAGCGCGCCGACCCCGTAAGCCACGAGCATCGAAACCGACGTCGTCAGTGAGAGTCCGGTCTCCTCGTCGGCGCTCAACAAACCCTGGACCGCGAGCAACACCCCCTGGACGATTACGAGCAACCCCCCCAACACCAGCAGGCTCTCGCCGACGGCCGTCTCGAGGACGAGAATCGTAAAGACCGCTGCGAGAAGACTGATCAGCGAGAACGTCCGGATGCCGGCCGACTTCTGCGACCACTCGCGTTCCAGCCCGAGGAACATTCCGAGCGCGCCCGCAAGAGCAATCCGGACGACCGTCTCCTCGAGCGGGGCGTCGACGATCTGCAGCGTGACCTCGATCACTGACGGCTATTCACCGTGGTCGCACATAAGCGCCGTGCCAGGTTCAGCGGACGGAGAACGGCACAGCGTCGAGGATCGAAAGAGACGAACAGACGGAAAGTACGGTACGTCTACGCCGAGAAGACGTCGTCGGTCTCGAGCACCTACAGGTCGACGTACTGGGCTTCCCACTCACGGCGTGCCTCGAGTTCGCGCTGGCCGCGTCGAGTAAGCGTGTAGAAGTTCGTTCGACGGTCGCGGCGTCCTTTCTCGACGAGTCCCTTGTCGACCAGGGTGTCGAGATTGGGGTAAAGGCGGCCGTGATGGATCTCTTTCTCGTAGTACTCCTCTAGCTCTTCTTTGATCGCCAATCCGTGGGGTTCCTCTTCGCCAGCGATGACGTAGAGGAGGTCACGCTGGAATCCTGTCAGGTCGTACATTGGGAAAGTACCACTCGTACTTACTGTCGAATTTTAATAAGGCTATCGGGTCAGTTCGATCGGAGACGGACTGTCGACTTCGACAGAGGCCCATACCGACTCCATCCGAATGATAACACCCATGACTGATTGTGAGCGAAAGACACATAACGAGCTGTTCATGTTTAGGGTACGCGAGGTACGTTTCCGTATACTTACACTCGACGTGCCTCCGGCGCAGTCGTGTGGTTTCAGACGGAATGCTGTACCAATGTATCGGCGCGACCGCAGGCGGACTCGTGCTCGCGCCGGAACTGACTGACAGCAAACCGTATCAGTCGCCGTCGGATCTGTCGACTGGCGAAAACGAGCGCTGTCGCTCGTCGGTATCGTACGAAACAGGAAAGCAAATCGCGTGGCCAAAAACGCCACGCGATTGCTTGCCGCCCTGAATTGGTCCCCGCTGACGCTTCGGCCCTCCAAGCGAAGCGTCACCTGAACGATTCTGCTGGGAAAACTTAAATGTAACGGGATTGGTTGCCGTTCGAGTGAGTCCCGACCTCAGATATGTTCCTCCTCGAGCACCCAGCCAATCGCACGTTTGTAATAGGTGAACATTCGTTCGACGCCGTCGTGACTCATCTCCTCGCTCTCGAGTTGTTCTTCGAGGAACTCGTACTGCTCGCGGATCTCTTCTTCGTCGCGCATAGTCGAACCTAGGGATCGAACGGCAAAAATGTGGTCGCAAGCCGACAGCTACGTCGTCGGTGATCGTTTCGAAAAAGCGGGGCCGATCGCTCCTGACTACGGAACGGGAGTAGCCGGATTAGGTGCCGTCGTCCATCCCGTCGTCCTCGTCGTCCATCCCGTCGTCCTCGTCGTCCATCCCGTCGCCGAGCGTGAGTGTAACCTCCTCGTCGTCCCCGTCGATCGTGACTTCATCTTCGGTCTCTTCGTCCTCGTGCTCGGCGCGAACAGTGTAATCGTCGTTCGGGAGGTCCTCGAACTCGGCCTCTCCGTCACCGTCCGTCTCTTCTTCCATCGGGAACTCCGGCTCATCGTCCTCGTCGTCCATCTCGTCATCCATCTCGTTGTCCTCGTCGTCCATCCCGTCGTCCTCGTCGTCCTCGTCATCCATCTCGTCGTCCTCGTCGTCCATCTCGTCATCCATCTCGTCGTCCTCGTCGGCCGGTTGGACACCGACCGCAGCACCGTCGACAGGGTCACCCTCCTCGTCTTCGACGATAACGGTCAGTGTGAACGCCTCCTCTTCCTCTTCTTCGTCGTCGTCCTCCTCGTCATCTACCGGCTCTTCCTCGTCGTCTACCGGCTCTTCCTCGTCGTCCATAGGCTCCTCTTCATCGTCGACTGGCTCGTCCTCGGGGTCTTCGTCCGCACAGCCGGCCAGAACGAGTGCACTCGCGGTCCCTGCAGCAGCGACGAATTTTCGACGGTTGAGTCTTTGATGGGACATATTATTCGATAGAACGTTTCCGTGGGTTTCGGTGTGGCCTGCAACTGCCGTACGTTAATTACCTGTTGAACGGCGTTTAGGAAACTGTGACCGTCAGTGGCGACGAATCGTCCAACCGAGGCGATACTGCCTCCAAGAGCGATGGCAGCGGAAAACCAGCACTCTCGCCACTAGCGGGTAGTGGACAGACACTCTCTTCCGGCCGAAATTACGGATTCCAGGCAGATTTTGAGAGACTCTCCCGTGGGGGACTCTCACGGCCTCAGCCGTGGGAGGATGGCAGGATTTGCGGTCCCCACGGGTCCCTGCGGGTGCAGTTCGCCGAACAAGTCACACAGCGACACCCCCCAATTGTGCCCCGTCGCCGTTCCGGCCAAAGGCGTGTACAGCGTCGTCCTCGCCGCGGCCGCCGCCTGACGATCGCACTCATCTATCGGGTGTTGCTGTGAGCCTGTTCACCAGTCGACCGATCAACGACGTGACGCTCCCGCACGACTCCGTGGACTCTTTTGGGCTGGTAGCCGTACCGTCGCACATGAAAATCCGGGGCGAGCGCGAGTGCAAGGAGTGTGGGACCCGCTGGTCGTACTACGAAACCGCGAGCATCGACTGTCCAGCCTGTGGCAGCCTCCACAGTGTCGGCGTCGACGAACGGACCGAACACACCGACCGACAGGCCTCGTTCGACCTCACGCCCGTCCGGAACGACATCGACGAAGTTTCGACCGACGAACTCGCCGAGCGAGCGCGGGACCGCTGTCGCGAGTACGTTCGCCGGCGCGGATTCATCAACGCCGGCGAACTGCGCGACCTCGAGAACACGTATCTCGCCGCCACGGAACTGCTCCACGTCGCCGACGTCGTCGCTCGCGGGATCGAACTCGAGTTAGCGGACCGCGAAGAGCTGTACTTTCTTTCCCTGCTCCGGGACGCCGACGTCGGTGACCGCCCATCCACCGATGCGGTCCCGGCGACGCTCGAGTCCGCCCGCGGACTCGCCTACGCGAACGCAGTCCGGGAGTACCGACGCGACGTTCGCACTTGGGCTGGTGAGCGCGACGCGAAACTCACGACGAACGAACGCGGTGCACTCGAGACGCTCGGCGAACACGTCAAGCGACTTCGGATGCTCGACGGCGATGTCGATCCCCAGACGGCCGAACGGCTGGTCGAAACGACCCGCGAACTGGCCGACGGACTCCGTGGCGACGAAGTGGCGTTTGCCCGGGCACAGGAAGGTCTCGAGAACCTCGCGTTCTCTCGATAGCGTTTCATACGGATTACTGTAACAATTTACCGGCGCAACCGCCGCCCGGGTCGCGGTTGTGCCGGAAATGACTTACAGTAAACCGTATCAGCTCGGGGTGTGATGGTGCGATGAGGTGACCGTGCGCTCGGACGTTCTCTCGCCGCTTCGGGCTCGGTTTCAGAGCGCCACGGCGAAAGTCCCACGCTCTATGCGGAGATGGGGCCCGTCTAGCTGTGGGGACTCTCTTGTTTCGAACACAACCCTTTTCGACCGCCGGGCGTACCATCCAGTATGGACGAAGACGCGGTTCTCGACCGCCTGCAGTCGGTCGACGACCCAAAGCTCGGGGACGATATCGTTTCACTCGGCCTCGTCAACGACGTCACCGTCGACGGCGACGAAGTCGAACTCGATCTCGCGCTTGGCGCGCCGTACTCACCGACGGAGTCGAACGTCGCCGCCGAGGTTCGTGAACTGTTATTGGAGGAGGGACTCGAGCCCGACCTCTCTGCGAGCGTTCCGGACCGTGACGACGCGAGCGGCGACGATCAGGTGCTCCCAAACGTCAAGAACGTCATCGCCGTCGCCTCCGGGAAAGGTGGCGTCGGCAAGTCGACCGTGGCGGTCAACCTCGCAGCCGGCCTCTCGCAACTGGGTGCCCGCGTCGGTCTCTTCGACGCGGACGTTTACGGGCCGAACGTTCCCCGGATGGTCGACGCCGACGAGCCGCCGATGGCGACCGAGGACGAGACGCTCGTCCCGCCCGAGAAGTACGGGATCAAGCTGATGAGCATGGCCTTTCTTACCGGCGAGGACGACCCCGTCATCTGGCGCGGCCCGATGGTTCACAAAGTAATCACACAGCTTACGGAGGACGTCGAGTGGGGCCACCTCGACTACCTCGTCGTCGACCTCCCGCCGGGAACCGGCGACACGCAACTGACGATGCTCCAGACGATGCCCGTCACGGGCGCAGTGATCGTCACGACGCCACAAGACGTTGCCCTGGACGACGCGCGCAAGGGGCTCGAGATGTTCGCCAAACACGAGACCATCGTGCTCGGTATCGCCGAGAACATGTCGACGTTTGCCTGTCCGGACTGTGGCAGCGAGCACGATATCTTCGATTCCGGCGGCGGCAAGGAGTTCGCCGAGACCCACGAGATGCCGTTCCTGGGATCGATTCCGCTCGATCCGACGGTTCGGGAGGGCGGCGACGGCGGCGAGCCGACCGTCCTCGGCGAGGGTGAGGTAAGCGACGCCTTCCGAGTCCTCACGGAAAACGTCGCTGACAACGTCGGGATCGTACACCGACGTGCCGTCTCGCAGGCCCACCAGAGCCAAGCCCCGTCCATGGATTGAGACCGATGTCAGGTGACACTGCCAACCACGGAGACGAACGTTTCGAACCGGACACCGAACGCGTCGAACTGCTCCGGGATGTCGCCGACGAGATCCGCGACGAGACCAGCGAGAGCAAACAGCTCGCGAATATTCTCTACCGGACCAGCGACCTCTACGACGAAAAAGAGGAGACGACGCCCGAAGAGATCGTCCGCAACGTCAAATTC contains:
- a CDS encoding aminotransferase class III-fold pyridoxal phosphate-dependent enzyme codes for the protein MDRETIEPTVETVPGERAKQWVDYHHEFAAPSTYVYEFVWDTTADAVGPFCTDVDGNVLMDFTSHVAAAPLGYNNPVLRKRLEEFDLIDPLKIAGQDFYVSAGGSPSDPDLPGPSQLMERLVDATDHYDMDRVFLSNSGAEAVENAIKICYASGGHRGFTTEGAFHGRTLGALSLNRSKSVHRRGFPEVPGIVSVPYPTTEAEYERRWLTDGPGGNVVADKLHDEQGVIDSDEVAYLILEPIQGEGGYRPAHPRFARDLEDLREEYDLTVIVDEIQSGLGRTGEMWGVDHLDLTPDVISAGKGLRVGATISRSDVFPEEKSRLSSTWGAGDVVASMQGALTFDVIHEQDLLANARNRGEQLHSRLEDAVEDRTELVDVRGRGLMIAIEFDTKDRREAVVEAAFERGLLMLGCGHKTLRLLPPLDVTEREIDLALALLFEAIDAVDADLA
- a CDS encoding MgtC/SapB family protein; protein product: MIEVTLQIVDAPLEETVVRIALAGALGMFLGLEREWSQKSAGIRTFSLISLLAAVFTILVLETAVGESLLVLGGLLVIVQGVLLAVQGLLSADEETGLSLTTSVSMLVAYGVGALVAAEFIIEGVTVAVLSSLLLVLKRELHEFAWGFSRQEMRATTEFGILAFVVYPLLPAEYVLQFGTITLELEPQVIWFMVVAVAGIGIVNYAIVSTYGGRGIAVTGFFGGLASSTAVVGTMLDHVNQRPESASYAVAAILLANAAMAARNLAIAVGFTIGGDQSLLVEAIVPLGAVILVAFVIAGATADWSESGPIDLESPFSMKNALAFGAVFLVVLVFGSLSEEWFGALGFYATAVASGFVSSAGATTSAVVLYRGGQLGPAEATIGILLATVSSIVVKALLTTTSANQVFRNQVAAYSAALLLGGAVASVVLVI
- a CDS encoding PadR family transcriptional regulator, whose protein sequence is MYDLTGFQRDLLYVIAGEEEPHGLAIKEELEEYYEKEIHHGRLYPNLDTLVDKGLVEKGRRDRRTNFYTLTRRGQRELEARREWEAQYVDL
- a CDS encoding DUF7117 family protein — its product is MKIRGERECKECGTRWSYYETASIDCPACGSLHSVGVDERTEHTDRQASFDLTPVRNDIDEVSTDELAERARDRCREYVRRRGFINAGELRDLENTYLAATELLHVADVVARGIELELADREELYFLSLLRDADVGDRPSTDAVPATLESARGLAYANAVREYRRDVRTWAGERDAKLTTNERGALETLGEHVKRLRMLDGDVDPQTAERLVETTRELADGLRGDEVAFARAQEGLENLAFSR
- a CDS encoding Mrp/NBP35 family ATP-binding protein, producing the protein MDEDAVLDRLQSVDDPKLGDDIVSLGLVNDVTVDGDEVELDLALGAPYSPTESNVAAEVRELLLEEGLEPDLSASVPDRDDASGDDQVLPNVKNVIAVASGKGGVGKSTVAVNLAAGLSQLGARVGLFDADVYGPNVPRMVDADEPPMATEDETLVPPEKYGIKLMSMAFLTGEDDPVIWRGPMVHKVITQLTEDVEWGHLDYLVVDLPPGTGDTQLTMLQTMPVTGAVIVTTPQDVALDDARKGLEMFAKHETIVLGIAENMSTFACPDCGSEHDIFDSGGGKEFAETHEMPFLGSIPLDPTVREGGDGGEPTVLGEGEVSDAFRVLTENVADNVGIVHRRAVSQAHQSQAPSMD